The Microvirga lotononidis nucleotide sequence CTGAAGGTCTATGCCAGTCAGGATCTGGCGCGAGATGAGGTGGCCTTGGGGCGGCAGATGGAGCGCGGGGGCGGCAAGGCGGCCGCCATGTCCTACGACCTCGCGCAGATGCCGCCGCTCACTCGGAACTCGGAGATCGCGTCAGAGCGAGTGCGGGAGCCGGTCACAGCCGAGGACCGGCAGCGGCGGATGGAGGAGGCGCGGATGAGAGCTCAGGGCGAGGCCGGCCGCGCCATGACGCCAGAGGAGCGCCGGGCGGCAATGGACGAGATCCGGACGCGCAGCGGTGGCGAGCGGGTCTTAAGTGCCGACGAGCGGCAGGCGCGCATGGCTCAGGCCCGCCAGGAGCAGGAGGCCCGCCAACGGGCTGCCCGGGAGCAAAGCCGGAGCCAGGAGGCCGATCGCGCACCCGCTCGCGACCGTGGCCGCGAGGACGATCACCAGTTGAAACGGTGAGGAGCTGGCAAAAAATTGCTCTGCCCGGTGGTTAGAGCAATTCGCTAAGGACCAACCCTCATTTCCAACACGGTTCAAAGCATCTGGCCGAGTGGAATGACGGGACGCCTGTCCGAAAAATGGTGCACGCTTCGGACGCGGCAATAACTTGCCGTGGCAGGAGAACCGCTTTGGGTCGACTGCAGACCGCATAGCAACGGCCTGCTGGTGATCAGACCGTTCTAGACCTACTGCACCGTTACAAGCGAGAGAACATCAAGATTTCTGTCTGTTCTGCGCGATGCTTAGGCGCAGCGAGGCGCTGCCACCAGTGACATTCGGCTGATCGAAGTTTAGGTTACCGAGCTTCCAAGATTGAAGGATCACGGAACTGCTACCGATGGACTTTGGCTTCACGCCGCCCTCAGTGGTACGCTCGATCGTCAGAGCCCTGCCGCTCCAATCGAGGAGGAGGCGGTCCTTGGGTTCAAACCCTATCCGGTCCCACAACTCACGAGGTAGGCGGATAGAGGTGTAGAACCGGTCCGGGCGCTTGGCGTCTGCAATGGACTTCACCACGACAGGAGCGGAGGTGGCCTGATCCGCTTTCTGTTTGACCTGCTTAGTGCCCTGCTGCTGCTTTGCAGGCGTTCGTGCCTCGATTGCCGGTACCGGTGTCGGCTCGGCACTAACGGCTTGCATCCGCTCGGGGTTCGCCTCAGCCTCTGCCACAGACTGCTGATCGGTGGCAGCATGCGGGAGATGCGGGATCGTTTGGATCGCACTGGCAACCTGCCGTAGACCGCCCAAGAGGCCCTCGGTCGATTCAACGAGGGCGGGGGCCAAACGTGCGATGGCATCGATCTGCTGATTGCCAAGGATCACAAGTTGGCTCACCTGGTCAGCCAGGCATTGCACCGCTGATCGCAAGCCTGTCAGGTCTGCCGCCATGCTGGTGAGGGTCTGTTCGACCTCTGGCGAAAGAGCCGGCGTGGGCTGTGTTGGCTGCGGCGCCTTCGGCGTGGAGTATTGAGGCAGTTTGTTCTCCTTGGGGCGGAAGACCTCGGCGGCCAGTTCCTCCGGCTTGCCCAAGTGCCGGGCCAGGATGTCGGCCGTCTCCTGGTAGCGTTTGTCCGAGGCTTTGCCCTCGCGACGCGGGGGAGGCGATTGCATCTCCTGAGTGTGGCGCGGGCTGGCTAAGCAGGCTGGGCAGACATCAAAGGAGGAAGTACGGCCGAGCAGCCAACCGCGATCGCTGAAGTACCTCTTGACCGCTTCATTGCTGGTGGGCTTAGAGGCTTCATAAATGTCTGTCCTGGCACATTCCGAGCAGCGGATGGCGAAGCGGAATTTCGAGGGAGCGCCGCCGCAACGTGTAATCTGCGGCTCGAACTGACGTGCGATGCCGGGCATCTAGCAAATCCTGATGGTTAGAAAAGGTCTTCAGGCGGAGGACGCGGTGTGCTGATCTCTCCGCCCCGATAAGCAAAGTGTGGGAATTGGCAGGGGATTATCATCTGTCCCGCCAAATGCCAACCGGTCAGTTCGGGTATGCCGTATCCGTGGGGAGGCAACAGCATGGGCACACTTCCAAGCTTACCTGCAGCCGCTATTATCATGGGAGGGCCGGTATCGAGTATCCTTGTGCCGACTGATATGGACACGGCGGACGCTGACATGACCGAGACATTCCAGGGCCGGACCATTGCCGGCCGAGGCGACGCCGAGAGTATCGCCATCTAATCGAGCATGAGCAGACCTGGCAGCATCAACTGGAGCGCTCGATGGATGGGAGACCGCAGCTTCCCTCGAAGCTTGCAGCGCTGATCACTCAGATCGGCCTCCAGAAATATTGACAGATTCCTCAGCCAATAGCTGCTCAAGCTGCGTCACCAGCGCGCCACGTTTCTCTGCACTGAGCTTGTCCAGATTATGCTGCCGCCATTTGACAGCAGGAAGATCCTTGGCTCCATCTACCCCGAGTAGCTCCCATTCGGGTTTGCCTCGCTCAAACGAGAGAAGGAAGCGGCGGTGGGCATCGGGCATGCCGCTGACGACAGTTTCAATCATCGTCTCTCTCACCTCAATCAAATCGTTAATGGTTACAGAGGTCACTGTCATGCCATCGAAACCACGACTAAATTCATGAGCAATGTCCTTTCGAGGCGGCGCCAAAACCTCTGCCATCGGTCGGTCATGGCTCAGTAGATAGACAATGAAGGCAGTACGCAGTTCCTCCGTGATGCCTTCGTTCGCCAGCAGATCGCGAACATCGAACAGATCGCGCGGGTGCTGGCGGTCGAACGCGGCCACAAGTTTGCCAGCATAAAGATCAGCGAACGACACGACCTGGATTTCGGCGAACCCGAACGTGTCCTCGACGGTCGACGATACCCCCCTGATCTCAGGCTCGTAGACGCAGCCCCGCAAGACGGGCGTCACCTCGATTTTAATCTGTGCTCCAGCTGTTTGTACCGTGAGCTTGGTAACGATCCCCTCACCGACATTAACTACTTCATTAACGTGGACGCCTTTCAGGTTCCGCCTAATGCGGTGGGCAATCCGTTTCATGGCGGCATTGATTGCCGCCAGGGATTCGGGCCGGCCCGCCACCGGCAGATAGGTCAGATCAATATCGACGGACAGGCGCGGGAGGTCACGAACGAAGAGATTGATTGCAGTCCCGCCCTTCAGGGCAAAGCAGTCTTCCTCTGCGACAAAGGGAATGATCGAAACCAGCAGGGCGACCTGACGGCGGTATGGTTCAGCTGGGAGCATAAAGATCGTCCGGTACGGTGATTTGGTAAACGGGATCGAGCTTGCCGCCCTTGACGAGCATGCGCTTGCCAGTTCCGAGATCAACCTTAGAGCGGTCGATGTGCTTCAGCCAGGCATGCTGATGGCGGTCGGCGAAGAAGAAGAACAGGCGCTTCACTTTGATGCTGCGGCAGTCGGTGAGCAGCGTTTCAAGGCGCCGGGGGCTCAAGGTACGCAGCCCCTCCACCAGCATGTCGACCTGATGGAAGCTCTCATCCTTGGGCAACTCGTCCAGAAGCTCGAACAAGGCCCGCTCTGGCGTCGATAACGTTAAGGGCCAATTCCATTGCCCCCAAGGCAGCCGGTTCAGGGTGCCATGCAGGCTTTCATTGCCGGAATCGACATTGGTTTCGACATCCGAGTCGCGGCTGGTGAGCCCTTTCGTCACCGGGTCGGACTTGAACAGAGTCTGTGTCTTGTGGAACCGGAAGGTTTCTTTCAGAGGAAGCTTGTTCAGCCACCCAGGCGGCGGTTCGCGCCCGTATAGGTGTATCGTCCGCAGACCCTCGGCAGAAACATAATGACTGAAGCCCTGTAAATCGAGTGCGGTGCGGCCGCCGACGATGAGGGGCTGTTGCAGAAGGACTTGCAGCGATATGACCACCTGCTGCCAGGAAAGGTTGCCCCAAGGCCGCTTGTAGGTGCCCCTGGCAGGCTGCTCGAGCCAGCCGGCCGAAACATACTGGCTGCGAAGGCTGCTGGAATAACCGTGGCGTTCCATCCAAGCGGCGTCGACCAACAGCCCCTCGGGCAAAGTTTTATCCAGCCGGTTTAACTTCCCTTGCTTTTGCTGAGTCATACTAAGCAAATTAGCATAAATTCAAACCAAGCCGCAAGTTCGTATTTGTTATAATTTCCTAAGTCAGACTGTGGAAACTAGACGCTCTTTAAACCAGGATGATCGTTGCCAACCGCTATTATAAGTGAGCGGTGTTTGGCGTGTATGTGATTTTATATCATATACTTGGCCATTACGAGCATCGGTCGAATGAGGTTGGGACAATGGTCGAAGTGCCTACGATCGATCGATCAATTAATCTCTGACCAGTAACTCGAAGCGAGATTTTTGAAGCGAGGTCACGTCCATTTAAATGGCACAGGGCATGTCCGGACCAATCTGTGTTGGATCGAACGAACCGCTCCTGCAACTCGCATATCATTGATCCTACCACCACACCTTTGGCTGAAACGACCATCTTTTGTGGATTCATCTCTGCAGAGCAGGAGGTGCCCACAACTGACCATTCACCAAATGGCGTATCACTGGCCGGTGTTGGACGTGCTTGACGTAGAGAAGCCTCGACGCTGCTATCCCATACATCATCGTCTGAAAGCCCATTTGCAGCTTTAAAGTCTTGTAGAGCCGAGCGGGAAACGAGTCCCCAGATCCCCTCTGGCTGATACCGATAGTAGCCTAGCTCTGATAGTCTTGCCTGAATCAGGTTTGCATCAGACGGATTGAGAGGGTGCAGCGCCATTCCTATGGCAGGCGCGAAAGGGCGGTACAACCCTTCTGTCTCAGTTGCTGGATCTGGTGAGACGTACCACTGTGCTGCTGCCGCGGACATACTATCGAAGAGCGCCATTTGGCTCGGAAGGTCCCATTCATCAGTGCGGGGGAGGCCATTGGCTACTTTGAAATCACGCAGTGCAATACGTGATCGAGGCCCCCAAACCCCGTCGATTACCGACGTTTTCAGGAACCCACGCTCCTTTAGTCGAAGCTGAACTTCCACTGCAACTTCGAGCCGGGCCAGATCTCGTAGGGTCTCTGCAGAGCTCGTTGGTCTAACGGTGAGCATCAATGGAGAATTAGATGGGAGGGGCGATGATGGCTGCATCTTGGCACCATCTCCTACCGCTGGAGTTCCTTGCACAGGAGCGGGCGGCCGGGAAGTTGCTATAGCAGGGTTATCGAGCGGAGATGCTTGAGGCGGTCGCCCCTCTCGATTCTGCGGTCCACTGGATTGTCCAGTAGCACGTCTAACAGCGGCCGATTCTCGCTCAACGCATGACTTCCAGAGTTGAGGACCATGGCTTCTAGGGCAAGTCTGATCAATCCATTGACGCGCCTCGGCAGACAAATCGGAGATGTTTGGCAGAGATGAAGAGAGAGCTGCCACTTGCCGTTCGGCACAGCTTCTCCAGAGCTGAGGTCCATGGCTGACAGGACAGGTTTGCATCACCCATTTTTGCATTTCCGGCGCCAATGCACTTACTGCAGGCCATCCTGGCGCGCGGAGGGCGACAATCTGCCGATTGACGCAGGACATCCATAACGAGGGTCCGTGGGAGCGGGGACAGGTCTGCTCAACCCAGCTCCGGTTGTCCGGATCCAGCGCCGACAAGTCGTCTGCAGTGGTTTGTGCTCTGGCCTGCCCACCGAACGACACGAGGGTGAGGATTAGAAGCAGGCGAACGGATTTCATAAGTTCTGCGTCTCTTAGGGACTCTGACATGTTCGCCAGAGTGAATGACACTGGTTTCCCGGTTTCAGTAAACGATTCCGAGCCGCGCCAGCGTCTCGTTGTCCATGTAACCCGTCGCCCGAAGCTGTTGCGCAACTTGAAAAGCTCGGATGGCTGATTGCGTGTCAGCAGATAGCCGGCCGTCGATCGGGCCATAGTAATAGCCGCGCGCGCGCAACTCGACTTGGACACGCATCACCATCACTTCTGCCGCTACAGGTCGCGAAGCGACCGTTCCGGGAGGAGTAGCATTGCTGTTGCCGGGAGCAGGCTGGGACGGAGCCACGCCACTGATAGGCGGGGCCAATGGACGGATCGCGGACCCAGCTCCACCCCCTGGGCTCGGTGGCGGCTTGGGAATGTATAGCCCAGGCACTGTAGTCGTCTGGCCTGCTCCGGAGGAACTGACCGACGGTGCAGACCCTCCGCTCGCGGGAGGCGCACTATACGGGTTTGAAGCCGGAGGGGAGTAGACCGGCGGTGGGCTGTAGGTTGGCGCAGGCGGCGGACTATAGGTAGGCGGAGGTGAGTAGCTGTAGCCTCCTCCGGAGCCCGAATAGTGGCTGCTGTGGCTGCTATGGCTTGAGTGACTGCGATGGCTCGAATGGCTGCGATGGCCAGCGTAGAGTTGCCGGCCATCAATATAGTTTGGGCGCTCGAATGTGAGTGGGCGCCCTTGGGAACCTGGGTCTGATCCCGCAACCCCCTCCGGCAATGCCGTCAATGCCGCGTCCGCTGGTGACCAGACCGTTGCAACTGCCGTCGCCGGCATTGCCCACGCAAGAACGTTCTTGATGAATGCAGTCCAATTGCGCTTCATGCGATTGCCTTAGATTCGATGGCCTGGATGCCCTTGCTGCGCCAGCCATCGCCAGCAGAACGAAAGAACCCGCAGCAGGCCCCCCGCAACGTGCAACTTTGACACTCCGGGGCGAAAACATTCTTCCAATCAGAGATGCTCTGACGGGCAAAGGGACGCGCCTGATCCGGGAGCAGGCAGAGAGGGATATTGTAGATCGACACGGCCATTCCCCGGCGCCACAAGTATGCTGAGACCTGGCTTAACGTGTTGGCATACTCGAGCGGGTCGATCCAGAGTACGTCGCGATTAGAGCGAGCATATCCCATAGGTTCAAGACCCATGAAAGCCACATGTTCGGCAAACGGTAGGTTCCGGTACAAATACTCGGCCAGTTCTTGAAGCCGGTAGGTCGTCTGACGATGCAGAACACAGCGGACCTCGATCCGATGGCCGCGCTCCGCAAGGTTGTGGAGGCCGTTCACCGTTTCGTCGAAGGCACCATCGGCTTGAACAACATA carries:
- a CDS encoding type IV toxin-antitoxin system AbiEi family antitoxin domain-containing protein; the encoded protein is MTQQKQGKLNRLDKTLPEGLLVDAAWMERHGYSSSLRSQYVSAGWLEQPARGTYKRPWGNLSWQQVVISLQVLLQQPLIVGGRTALDLQGFSHYVSAEGLRTIHLYGREPPPGWLNKLPLKETFRFHKTQTLFKSDPVTKGLTSRDSDVETNVDSGNESLHGTLNRLPWGQWNWPLTLSTPERALFELLDELPKDESFHQVDMLVEGLRTLSPRRLETLLTDCRSIKVKRLFFFFADRHQHAWLKHIDRSKVDLGTGKRMLVKGGKLDPVYQITVPDDLYAPS
- a CDS encoding nucleotidyl transferase AbiEii/AbiGii toxin family protein, whose translation is MLPAEPYRRQVALLVSIIPFVAEEDCFALKGGTAINLFVRDLPRLSVDIDLTYLPVAGRPESLAAINAAMKRIAHRIRRNLKGVHVNEVVNVGEGIVTKLTVQTAGAQIKIEVTPVLRGCVYEPEIRGVSSTVEDTFGFAEIQVVSFADLYAGKLVAAFDRQHPRDLFDVRDLLANEGITEELRTAFIVYLLSHDRPMAEVLAPPRKDIAHEFSRGFDGMTVTSVTINDLIEVRETMIETVVSGMPDAHRRFLLSFERGKPEWELLGVDGAKDLPAVKWRQHNLDKLSAEKRGALVTQLEQLLAEESVNISGGRSE
- a CDS encoding peptidoglycan-binding domain-containing protein, coding for MSESLRDAELMKSVRLLLILTLVSFGGQARAQTTADDLSALDPDNRSWVEQTCPRSHGPSLWMSCVNRQIVALRAPGWPAVSALAPEMQKWVMQTCPVSHGPQLWRSCAERQVAALSSSLPNISDLSAEARQWIDQTCPRSHGPQLWKSCVERESAAVRRATGQSSGPQNREGRPPQASPLDNPAIATSRPPAPVQGTPAVGDGAKMQPSSPLPSNSPLMLTVRPTSSAETLRDLARLEVAVEVQLRLKERGFLKTSVIDGVWGPRSRIALRDFKVANGLPRTDEWDLPSQMALFDSMSAAAAQWYVSPDPATETEGLYRPFAPAIGMALHPLNPSDANLIQARLSELGYYRYQPEGIWGLVSRSALQDFKAANGLSDDDVWDSSVEASLRQARPTPASDTPFGEWSVVGTSCSAEMNPQKMVVSAKGVVVGSMICELQERFVRSNTDWSGHALCHLNGRDLASKISLRVTGQRLIDRSIVGTSTIVPTSFDRCS
- a CDS encoding peptidoglycan-binding protein, yielding MRVQVELRARGYYYGPIDGRLSADTQSAIRAFQVAQQLRATGYMDNETLARLGIVY